TTGCTGCATATTAAATCTTTGTGAAAAGTATTTTTCTGCTTAGCTAAAACTACAACATGCATTCGTCTTCTTGGCCGTCTTATAAAATGCTTTGCTTTGGTATGAGAGATTCTCCGATTTAATAACCATGTCATCTAGCTTTTCCCCCCTCTCCAGCACAGCTTCAATTGTATTTTTAAGAATGATTTTGGTTTCATCGAGATCATTTTGCATTTTAGTCATTGCATCGGCTTCTTTGGGATCTTGATATTTTGCCAAATATTGAGGCAGTGTTGGGAAATCAAAGTGGGCATCTGGTTCGCCACCAGATTGATATTGTTCGGCCGGAATGCGTGCAGCGAATTCATCGAGAACCTTAGTAATTAGGGTATGCGCCACTCGTTGTGGATATTCATGATCGGCAATTAAGACACCACCCAGGTTATCAGCTCGAACATAAACATGACACATGTAAGCATCTTGTTTGACCGATTGTCGAGTGGCTGGTTGAGTTCTTTCGACAATCGTTTTAGATGCAAATCTTTatgcgatacaaaaaaaaagaaaaagattcaATCGATAAGTTTGTAAATTAGTCATCTCTTAAGCTAAGCCCTCATTCTTACCCCATAAATTCTTGTACAGCGCCTCTTTGGAAGAATGAAAATGATTGCAAATCGTAGGCGGCCTTTAAGAGACGACCCTCAGTGGGTCCTTTGTAAAAAACACTTATTGAATATAGTTTTACcatcttgttttattttattataagcaATCTGTTTTAAATcgtatcgtcgtcgtcgttcttTGGGCACTTGTAGCttatagtaaaattttttttttttgtttaaaaaatttttataaggtGGGAAGATTtacaaatttcgtttttatttatatgtatttcTTATAAGTGTAGTATTTAATTTATTGTCTaataaaaaagacttttttaagttatttgtgttattttgataaaaatatgtttaaaattttctgcacgcagagttaaaagttttctttcatctcacacaaaaaaaaattatttctatttggCAAACTGGGTGGCAAAAtgtcagttgtcaaaaaaaaaaaaaaaaaaaacaaagggattttttttgacagataatGTGGGGGCATTGTTGGATACAggtgtttttttaaggaaatttgcTTGAGATAAATGGAAGATCTTAAGGCAGTCATTACACTATAATAGAATAAAAATGagaatgggcacgttcaggaaatattagggactaaatatttaagcaacgtcattttctgaaccgAAATTTGCGttaattgactaaattagtttggatatgatgttattgtcaaatttcgaaatttaattaaGACCGCATGGGACAAACACCGAATTtaactttactttaataaataaatattatttattataaccgataatgcacttttaattcgtttttcacacaaataaattcaattttgctaACGAAATTCTATAATtgaaaacaatcagctgtcatgttgacaaaaaaaactttcctagaattttaggtaaaattttcttgcctaattttccagttagctttccaataaaattacctaaattggatggattttttttgacagttgaccaatcagagtccgagaaattacctaaatatttagtccctaacgtttctgaacctgcccaataacTTAGAATTTgggatttatttatttgagggcaagcattgaataagaagtacaggacgGGGTTTACATCCTACCTATAGAGTTGGTAAGtgaaacaccaaaaaaaaatttaaaaaagtggtCTATAATTGTCAAAATTGGTGCATTCTCTGTCAAATTTCGAGCTAGTTTTCCATGTTGTGAGAACTCACTTTTATTGATGAAGACAAGGCGATGAAATAGGCGATTGGTGGTCAAAAcaaaaaccggccggtttaaaccggtttcggtttttttgcttcagtcaaccggtttttttgttctcccggtttaaaccggtttttgcaaaaaaaaaccgacgagacaaaaaactgaaaaccctcAAAACTTTCATTCCCTCTCTCAACTTACCATATtattcatgcctattaccgaagaagcagtgattcactccccgggaatctactcgatccgcaacaGTATCAAATTTCAATCCGTGAACTCCCCGGGATAAACTGTATTACCGATACACGAAACCACCCTAAACTGTTACCGATATATGTAtgtcaaatgtcattctatcacttccgcaACGGAGAGTTCAGTAATAGGAAATCTGACGAAAGTGAATCTCATTCCCGCCGCAGTGCttctgcgtcttcggtaataggcatgattaCTCTTTATGAATTAATTCGTCTTATTGGGCACTTAAATTGTTGAGcaaaactccacagttgaatgtgttggtgccatttaaaatgcatgggaaaactaccacatataagcactgtggagttttttctctcattgcagcttgaaGGGTCGAAGAGAAAAACCCCCCGAAGTCGCGTCACTCGGTATTCCTTTCTCTATGGTTTACAACACGTTTAACGCATTGAGAtcgatttgtatttttttttgttgtagtctattgaatagacccttttggatggaacaaattcgttcaagagtttttattgctgattatgattccttgccatacaagaatactccagccaaaagtgctactaaatccgttggtgcatttctgagaaaacggcaacactggtcggttttcagtttttttgatttaactcgaaaaccaagcctgactttgaaatggttcaaagacacttttcatagcaaattaaattttctgtcaagttaagatggttaataaattttaaaaattatttttgactaaaattctaacctaaaatcaaagaaaaaaaagttaaaaaattgacaattttattttttcttactaaatcaaggggcattttgtgtatgtagccgggacgtccaaactttgtactaatgaaataaagtagaggtaaaatcctttgataatatgcaattttaatttttttttgtcaagaaacaacttaaatgtacctattcaaaaattagcactttttctaaatttctgacttttttagttaaaagcaagtttttaaaactcgataaaatcgtattaattggtaactttttgacttttaaagtaaacatacttcgaaggattgatttaatataaactaaatatggcaaacaaaaaaatttatttgcatccttatggccttttgtgcaattttgtgtatgtgcatttttataaatacgggttgaatggatggacggagagccattagctttggtctattgcatagaagaacatttaagaccaactcttttactgttttcaatggcctgaaaaacaattcttgaaaaatctgcgaccaacgaaaagtttctcttgaaaaacgaaaacaatactctaatgagtttgaaacaaaatagctcaggcaaattagtaaatccaattgcacttttcgcgggataaatttttttcatggaacgtatttaggtgaatgtccttatagtaaaagtgaattttttgggatgataagatatcgggaacagccgccatcttggaaaagaggtcggtgccgtttttattttataactccatttttactcatttaaaccaaaaatgtccaaggatagacttattataaattaaattatctaaaaaatgatatacaaatgaattccgtgaactagttaaattcaattttatagtcggtcaaagtccatgttcttctcgcaaggttaagacaatatgacattttttcaaatatccgaagaactttttatttgtttgggattttcttaaagaatgaattatagcacttttaaatatctataaaatgagccctttctcgtaactgtaaccaacataatgtatgagCCACCTAACGTCGAAGCTCACattctactagtcaaaagtgagaaaataacaagttttcttctattagatcgagcaaatttttgaaatggaggcataaccaaaatataagtaaacagttttttaactatattcgtctaaatattgaattcaaagtttgaaatctttaatgttaacctttatatggttttcgaggttttaaatgaagtgaattttccaattaatgtgaataagctaaagtgacattatttataattctaaatataagaactgatgccctgtcatttttcctaaacatgaacacctcaatctcagcattacgataagtataactcaagatatgaggcgtgtaagccgttatgttttcgagactattgtgtttaatttttgattgtttatttgaactattgaaatgttcagttaaaaaatcgtatatcatgacttcgacgtttggttgcttctgcaatgtgatggttacaaaaacaataaagggttcatttcatcgataattaaaagtgctataattcattctttaagaaaatcccaaacaaataaaaagttcttcagatatttggaaaaatgtcatattgtcttaaccttgcgagaagaacctggactttgaccgactataaaattgaatttaaccagTTCACGGAATTCacttgtatatcattttttagataatttaatttataataagtctatccttggacatttttggtttaaatgagtaaaaatggagttataaaataaaaacggcaccgacctcttttccaagatggcggctgttcccgatatcttatcatcccaaaaaattcacttttactataaggacattcacctaaatacgttccatgaaaaaaatttatcccgcgaaaagtgcaattggatttactaatttgcctgagctattttgtttcaaactcattagagtattgttttcgtttttcaagagaaacttttcgttggtcgcagatttttcaagaattgtttttcaggccattgaaaacagtaaaagagttggtcttaaatgttcttctatgcaatagaccaaagctaatggctctccgtccatccattcaacccgtatttataaaaatgcacatacacaaaattgcacaaaaggccataaggatgcaaataaatttttttgtttgccatatttagtttatattaaatcaatccttcgaagtatgtttactttaaaagtcaaaaagttaccaattaatacgattttatcgagttttaaaaacttgcttttaactaaaaaagtcagaaatttagaaaaagtgctaatttttgaataggtacatttaagttgtttcttgacaaaaaaaaattaaaattgcatattatcaaaggattttacctctactttatttcattagtacaaagtttggacgtcccggctacatacacaaaatgccccttgatttagtaagaaaaaataaaattgtcaattttttaacttttttttctttgattttaggttagaattttagtcaaaaataatttttaaaatttattaaccatcttaacttgacagaaaatttaatttgctatgaaaagtgtctttgaaccatttcaaagtcaggcttggttttcgagttaaatcaaaaaaactgaaaaccgaccagtgttgccgttttctcagaaatgcaccaacggatttagtagcacttttggctggagtattcttgtatgccaaggaatcataatcgccaataaaaagtcttgaacgaatttgttctatttttgctctggagctcgggtctattaaatagactattgaaaggaattcgacattagtgtaagaaaatgttacacttttgcaacgatacaagaccatttgcatcgaatcgtgagTACCCCTATTggtaagaaattatttttcgaaacaTAACaccatagttaaaaaaaaaaaatttaaatagctttgggaaatgttaatattaaggCAACGCAAACATTTCTGTATCagaatttttgttgatattaaGAAAACAGGTGCCGTTAATTTTGGTCAATTTTCTCCTAATCGAATAACAAAAAACAGGGGGTACATTctataaaaaacgaaacgaaaacgatcgttcgtttttgaaaaacgaaagaaaatttgTGACAGCTACAGAAcaatttctttcgtttttcaagttgtatgAATCAAACCTTTCGCACACACGAAAACGTTTGTTCGTTTTCGCCATACAGAATCTCACCCCAGATATTGAAACATTAACCACTTATATTTAGGTTTAAGTCtgtgatttaaatttattttttctaaaatcatttttttcggtCTTTGGTtgacttttaattttaattttcaaaaataatatggtGGCACAGAAAATTTGCAAGGGCTttagccagaactataattgtcggatgAAACGGAGGGAaaagcgctcgcaaccgcactcgacggatgaaaacttatcgaaaaatcaaagaaaacaacaacaattgacattagcttccgactccatcctccaattatagttctggctttactGATTggtaatattaattattttaattatctttctttctctcatacgcaggggcgtatacaggtttgcttcttgggggggggtcatgccaattttttttttttttttcaaagttttgatagcaggcataaacctgaaaatgggctttttgaattattaaacattaaaatttgtgcgtcttgcatttcgaatcgaaaagttccgaatgtatagttctaaaaataaccaatataaacggtatgagattcgtttaagtttagcgttaaaccttaaagcctagaacgctgctgatgtgaaacgaaatttttcgtcggtctccacgagtacaacgaaatgcttgcgaaatctggaccgaaaaatactcaaaaattgcaaaacataaatgaaaaaaaagcaaacacgcatcgcagaaagacatgcaatgacaaaatgaacaacaaaaacaaacaaaataaaatgcacgactggggtcgcacgtacttgctcttgcagtttaaaacatttttatgttggtttacttgtagattttaaaagctgcctctatatagaattaaagaaattttgttgatgttggggaagagccgacatttagggcaaaattttgttaaatgaaaaaaaaaaatgttttttttatttgacttttttgaaaaaatgcagttctattgcaattgctttgaatattacgtttgcaaagtttaatcaaaatcgttagagccgttttcgagttatttggtttgaattgaaaaatttgtatgcgaggtacactttctaagggagatacaaaaaaacaaaaaaaaaaaaacaactttcaaaattccataaaaatcatctgtaccaaatttgaaaaaaagccgtccacccgtttaatctgtggaaatgtgtacagatggacgcacaaccgcacggacgcacagacgtacagaaacacggacggaattgcgagacccacttttttggaattccccatcatcgtaatgttggttttgattaaaacctcaaatttttttttcgacacgaaaacagtacttgccctatagagcaattaaaaactcaaaatgtcatttttccacacacaatgaatgtccccggcaattgtttgtgtgcgaaaaagaagtttagactttcaatttcgttgtgccgaacagcgtactacagaacgaaaagttgaacgaaatttttggtttaccatttcgttgtttcatttttgtatgggatttttcgtttcttattaGCAGCGCACTAttctttaattttgaccaattgaggctatcctctcctaaaaataaaatgtactgaacgagtacttcgattgaataattttccttaaaacaactgttcattgttttccgctagcccagaaagttaaaataaaaatcgtttttacttaataacagttttaacttttgaattaagtcttcctaacctcaggcaaacgaatcgcagttttgtaaaaaaaattgcattgaaaatataatttttttttaaattttgttttaaaattgtatgggaatttaaaataccactattaaaatagtaaagacaaaaaaaataattttggcgatattttgaaattcaaccgttttcaggtattaatcagcggtttacaatataagaaacattcagttgtattttttagattaagccctgctttttcaatcgtcagatagactatcagaagaataaaggtcactataaaaaaaaacttttattcgtaggaataagctctaacttaggtttatctaactattcaaaaaattagccctaagtgatatttaataataatatttaaattgccttagataaggttgcttacattgcttctataattggctggccattgatgattaacaaatcgatagttgttttaaaaaatgcaacagatctagcaaatttagtatgtacaaaatactgttatattctgtaagcaaacaaaattcaccaaattttatcagacgaatgtattgaactggaacattgcaaaaaactaaaaagatttgagaaatgatatccttctttaacattttgccgatgacgaattttatcaacagaattgacctccacacagcaaggccacagaaagcttccctatttaaaacatattttattcacttcatcatataaaaaaatagaagatatgactgcttcttttatttgctggtaagcagtgtcttgcccttaagatattatttttgtgtacctactagattcaatttcttttaaaaagctttgaatataatacttatccggattttgtttccatacaaaactctacagcacagctcaactaatattatcgaacgaatcaaaataatcctaatccagcatagcgttcgctaaaaatatgaccacatccccaaaagatggtaaaatagtttgtttgaataccaaaaattttttttacctttaattttcgttcatgttctaaaacttcaacattttaaaaataatattactcaagagatttcagtatcacataacaaattcttttttaagttctgagttcttggggggggtcatgaccccgtgaccccccccttgtatacgccgttgctcATACGGCGGTTATTGAGAgatcataaataaaaatctcAGGAGATAAGTGTAATTGAAAGATCTTTGaaaaggttgagattttttTCGACCTCTGTCAAAAACACTTAACAACCAAGTTTGAACCCAATCGCTTCAGTGGATTGACCACCCCATGGGCAGCATGACGAAAACTACATTTTCAGACTcgtcaaaattaataaatttataacgAATTCCATTTGTATCGTAGATTTGTTATGAAAACCAACAAAATGATGACAATTACAATGGATTCCGTGATAGCtttttttctgactttttttttcaaacattatcATGAAAAAATGATATTGACGTTTCTTTTaacattaaagaaataaaattaatttgttcgtGCACTTCTCAAGTGCTGAAGATATTTGTAACAATTGTGCAgtgttaacaaaattttaaatgaaacactTCAAAAATACAAGTAATTTatagatacaattttgtatggaaaccaTAAAGATAGGGAATTGAAACTTGGTGAATAATTTTATATGAGCATTAAAATTAGGATATCCTAATGTATagccaaaaataaattaaaataaaccacgagctttttttcaagaaaaagttAATCATaacttctcaaaaaaaaaaaaaaaatcacaaaatgttacataattgaaaaatcgttaaaaacTATACGACCCTACAAAATTCTAACTAATTTTATCCATTTGTATCCAAATGTTCAGATATGATGcaacaaaatacaaacaaaaattgacttaattgtTTAAgtgttaagtttttatttttgatattttgcttCGTTAATTTCTTcgaataaattttcaaatacaatgtttgattttattttctcgTTTTCTATTCAAATAATTGAGCTTTGTATGAAAATGGAAAACATTCGCAATTAAAATCACAAATTATGAAATATTCAaacataattttgtataaatattaagTATGTacaatgtttttaatatttttttttttctgtaaaaattatttctttcagcacaaacaaaaaatattaataagggTGATACTGTAGTTATACAAATTAGCCGTCTCAAttcaaaattgttaataaaaaaagtctttagttttcttaatttgtcTTCATAAGCCCAGTTTTTTCTACAACACAGCaactactcattttttttttattttattgtaaaaatgaaaagaatgaGTAACTTCTGAGTTGTACAAAATACACGgctatattaataataatttaggtaacttaaaaatttactgCAACTTAAAAGATGAAATTCAGATCGGGAAAAAATTAGAatgcattaaacaaaattaagaatCAGGACCACCCTTATGTACATCAATATTTgcattatatattattttatgagaataattaaaaatcattttgtacAATTAATCAGTTGGATTCTACTTGCTTTaacattatataaaaattaatcgaacaaatgaaagcacttattaaaaatattattgctGTTTACAAAAtatcatgttttataaaaacttctatttttatgtttttactcaATTTGAATACTGCTCTGTAAATTGCTAACAAAATCAGACTCTTAAGGATATTTTTCATCACTGTGTCCAAATTATGTAAACgtatgtaaattttgtattcaggTTTCCTTTGTGGAGACTATGGCAATGAATAGTTGCTTAAAAATAGGTATTAAGTCATCCACCAATGAACAAACTGGTTAAGACTGAAAactataatacaaaatttaactaCACAAATTATTTCGTAAACAAAATAATCGGTACAAAACAAGACTTACCTCAAATATAATCCTTAAGTTCTCGAAATCCAACTAAGAATTCCGGAGGAGAATGAGTGTTTTCTTCTACTGTGGTCATTGTAGTACCTAAAGCACCTAAACTAAAGTGGATTCAAGTGGAATTCAAGCCCCAACGACGGAACGGAACCAAGTACAGCAGCAAAACAGAACAGCACTGAAACAGAATCACAAAACTTgtaatatataaataattttgttttttttttttaaagaaaaccagAGATATGAGAAcgttttaataattatttcatTACAATTCACATTTCaaagttattaatatttttaaaatgttcatccaTGTtcttcatattttgttttttgtttctttttttatttttttgaatgtgTATTATGTGTTGtatattaattcttttttgtgtAATTCTTGAATAGGTTATATATAATATTCTTCACATATTCActtgtatttaaattatatatatatctatatatataatataatagtaAATAATtcttgtttaattttcttttcataCTTCTTTTTTATCCtcttctcttttcttctttataCTTATGCGTTATTTATTTagtattaataaattttatcttcttcaatttgagaaatgatagcttcttttgttttcatttcttcTTGTTTACTCAGAAAAAATTCgtgtaaaacaaaaacaaaaaaaaattaattaatgtttatataaaaaaaaaaaaaaataaactttttttttttgtaaagaaaaacgataaatttcagagagattttttgcgtttttttttttcttctttcttctttttttttaattatttctcgcAATTCGGAGTTCTCTCCGAATTGGCTAAAATGcttaaagaattttgttttgtttgttttttaaaactaaagaaatgacaattaaaaatataagtCATTTTCGCTTCataatttaaatatgttttgtttGTTCATTTCGAATTTTAATGTGTCATTCGAAATTCTATTCcgaatgtatttatttttatttatatataattaaTTGTGTTGGAAGAGAAATGCGATTTAAAAGTTCAACCGAATAGATGGTAATGTACCATCAGCTtcggaagaaattttttatacgtgtttatatggtttttttttactagaaactaatataaaaagttttaaaaactagaaaaggaaaatatataatagATTTTACCATTACATATTTGAAATTAGCATTTTTTGATAATTCGGAGGAGTCGCTCCAAAAAAagagatatacaaaaaaaaaaaaaaacatttccgaTTTCTCCAATAATataatgataaataaattttggataGAACTAATATATGTAAATACATTATGTGTCAAAGATGCTTGGTCacttattttttagaaaaattctaGTTTCGAAAAACTTGAAATTCCTCGGAAGGAGGTTATCAATTATTTATCGAAAACGAATGCTTCACGtgcagcaaaaacaaaaatgtatgtatatatggATGGAAATAATTTACGTATTTGCTTTTGTAAATAATGCGATTTTTAGTTAccgatttgtttttgtttaatttaatactaataaataaattaaatataaatgaaaaaaaaaaaactctgagaaaaaaaaattaacaaacaagagtgagagaaaaagagagaatatgaacaaaataacaaatgtgagaaataaaattgattaagATAATTTGATTTCATTAAGAGAAAGAGGGGGATGGGTTTTTTTGGGGTTTGGTAAGGTTAGAGGATGCGGCAAACAATATGGAACTCATTGGAAAGAAAGATTAATCTGCTTTCGTCGCTCTGAACCAGTGGCGCTCTACTGTTGTAGGCCGGCGGCGTCAGCTGCAGCTGCGGCTGCCGCTACAGCAGCGGCCGGGTTTACCGTAGCGTACTGGGGATGATAGTACACCGCACCAGATTGTGGTGGTGGTGGCGCTCCTGTTGCATACGATCCGAATGGTGCTCCGGCGGCAGCTGCAGCGGCCGCAGCTGCTACTGCTGATGCCATGACACCGCTTGCATCATACATATACGCTGCAGCTGGTGGAGACTGAGCTGGAGCTGCATACATTGCTGTCGATGGTGGTGTGGATACATTGTTGGGGTATTCCCCAGAGCCACCTCCATTTGCGTGATGCGATGGGGAATATGCGTTCTGTTGCTGTTGCTGTCCTTGTTGCTGCTGTCCGCTTCCATTGGCCTGAACACCATCGACGCCGGCCTTCTCATACATTGATttctgctgttgttgttgttgattgtaGCGcatttgctgctgctgttgttggttaCCATTTGGAATGAATTGAGGATGATGGCTGCGTGGTCGGTACATGTGGGGTGGTGGTCCGGGCATGTAACCGCCGCCATTCGCTTGGTGATGATAGCCGCCTAGCATTGGACGCGGCTGTTGTTGTTGCATGGGTCGTTGTGGTCGGAATGTTGTCCGTGGTTCAGCGTTGCCCATGCCATTGTTTTGCCATTGCTGCGATTGATTCCAAGAATTGTTGTTACCAGTATGGAATGTcttttgctgttgttgttgctgctgctgttgtctGTTTGCTTGATAGTTCAACGGATTGTTACGTTGCat
This DNA window, taken from Episyrphus balteatus chromosome 2, idEpiBalt1.1, whole genome shotgun sequence, encodes the following:
- the LOC129912295 gene encoding synaptobrevin homolog YKT6 — its product is MVKLYSISVFYKGPTEGRLLKAAYDLQSFSFFQRGAVQEFMGFASKTIVERTQPATRQSVKQDAYMCHVYVRADNLGGVLIADHEYPQRVAHTLITKVLDEFAARIPAEQYQSGGEPDAHFDFPTLPQYLAKYQDPKEADAMTKMQNDLDETKIILKNTIEAVLERGEKLDDMVIKSENLSYQSKAFYKTAKKTNACCSFS